CTCTGGACCTTCAATGCAACTGCGAGCTTCTTAAGGTAAACACCTTAGAAATTCACAGGGGCTTGAAGGTTTTTTTGTGTAAGGGGGTTGGGAGAGGACTTGTTTTTGGTCTGTGTTGCTTAAATACATTGTGCTTGTTAATCTTTTAGTATGAAAAAAAATAAGCATATTGGGTCAAGCTTAGATGACTTTCTTGAGGAAGAGGCAAAAATTGCTGAAAAAGCTCGAAAAAGACTCGAGGAGCTAGATCCTAAAGACACCATTTCTTGGGACCAGGCAGCAAAAGAGGCTGGATGGGAAGTCCTCGGTTAGGAAAGTTTTTTGCGCAAAGACGCAAAAAACTGGAGCCGCTTCTCCATTTCCCGTTCAAAGCCGCGGGTGACTGGCTTATAGAAAGAGGGACGTTCCATCCCTTTAGGAAAGTAGTTTTGCCCGGAGAAAGCATGGGGCAGGTCATGGTCATACTGGTAGTCTTCGCCATATCCTTTTTGTTTCATCAGCTTGGTCGGTGCGTTGAGGATCGTTTTCGGGGGATCGAGGTGAGAGGTTTCGGCAGCAAGTTTTTGGGCTCTTTTTAGGGCGACGTAGGCGGCGTTACTTTTGGGGGCAAGGGCGAGATAGAGGAGCGCTTGGGCAAGGGCAAGCTCTCCTTCGGGAGAGCCGAGCCGCTCGTAGGTTTCCCAGGCGGTGAGGGTCACCTTGAGCGCTTCGGGATCAGCAAGGCCGATGTCTTCAACAGCCATCCGCATCATCCGGCGGGCGAGGTAGTGGGGATCTTCACCTCCTTCAAGCATCCGGGCAAAGTAGTAGAGGGCCGCATCGGGATCGGAGCCGCGAACTGCTTTGTGAAGAGCTGAGATAAGGTTGAAATGACCATCGTCATGCCGGTCGTAGGCCGCCGGTTTTTTCTGGGCAAGGGCATAGAGGGTGTCCCGGTCGATCTCTTTTTCGGGTAACGTTTCCAAGGTATTTAATAGGTGGCGGCCATCTCCTTGGGAAAGGGAAATCAGCGCTTTTTTGGCGTCGGGGGTCAGGGTTACCTTTTTCGAGGAGGTTTCAAAGCGGGTGATGATCTGCTGAAGGGCCTCTTCGGAAAGGTGCTCCAGGGTGAGGACGCGGAGTCGAGAAAGGAGAGCGTTATTGATGGTAAAGGAAGGGTTTTCGGTTGTCGCGCCGATGAGGATGATCGACCCATCTTCGATGCAGGGGAGGAAGATATCTTGCTGCGCCTTATTGAGGCGGTGGATCTCATCAACGAATAGGATGGGCTGGCCGGCAAAGAGGGGGCGGGACTTGGCGTCTTGAATCGCTTTTTTAATATCGGCGACCCCATTCATCACGCCGGTAAAGGGGACGAAAGGGCGGTCAAAGGCTTTGGCGTAGAGGCGGGCGATTGTCGTTTTACCACACCCGGGTGGTCCCCAGAGGAGGATGGAGAGAGGTTTTCCCCTTTCGATGATTTTTGAAAGGAGCTCGATCAGTGAGCTTTGGCCAACGACCTCGCTAAAGTCTTTGGGTCTGAGTTGTTCTGCTAGAGGAAGGGTCATGAAAGGTAGCTTACCACAAATTTTTTTTACCAAAAAGGTCTTTACAATAATTTGATATCATCTTAAACTCATTCTTTTAGAGAGTTGACAAATCAAAACGTTAACTTTTGTGAATTTTTAACCAAAAGGAGTAAAACCTTATGAAAATTGATGGAAAAAAACAAGAAGAAATTTTAAACAAGCTAAACAGTGCTGACCTGAGTAATCCAATTCTTAAAAGGTCTGCAGATGAAATGAAAAAAGATCCTGTTAATGCTAAGGAAAATTATAGTCGCATGCATCACCGACATAACCGATCGTAAAATTTAAAAGAAATAGATAGTGGAGGCGTCAGGTATAGGCCTCCACACTTTAAAAAAATTAATTATGAAACAAGATCCCATTTTTAGCTCTTTCCTAATTAAAGTTGCCTCTAGGTGCAACCTCAATTGCGCTTACTGCTACATGTATCAACATGCAGATCAGTCTTGGAAGGATAAACCTTTAGTTTTATCTGAGAAGCACCAACAGCTTTTTGTGGATAGACTCTATGACTATGCTCAAGAAAAGTCCTTAGATAAAGTGCTTGTGATTTATCATGGTGGAGAGCCTTTAATTTTTGGAGCGGACAAACTTGTCAACTTCTCTAAAGCGATTAAAAAGAGGTTAGACACGATTTCCTGCCAAGTTGACTTTGGGATCCAGACAAATGGAACCCTCCTTAAAGAAGAACATCTTAAGTTGTTTGTAGATGAAAATATTTCAGTCTCTTTAAGTATTGATGGACCGAAAAAGATTCATAATGTTTATCGATTAGATCACAAAGGAAATCCGAGTTTCGATAAAGTGTATCGTGCACTTGCTCTTCTCAAAAAATATCCCCAAATTTTTTCAGGGTGCATTGCTGTGATCAATGTGAACTACTCACCAAGGGAGCTTTTTCAGTTCTTTAGTGAAAATGAAGTTGAAGAGTTTAATATTTTACTTCCCGATGCTAACTATACGAGTCCTCCAATCGGAAGAGACCAAAACCCAGACGTCTATATTGACTGGTTGATCGAGGCATTTGATTGTTGGTCCGCAGAGTTTCCTCACATCCAATGTAAGTTTTTTGAATCCATTATTTTGGCTCTTCTTGGGAAGTCAGGACAGACAGATGCCCTTGGGTTGGGAGACGTTTCTCTTCTCAATATTGAAACAGATGGAATGTATCACGATCTTGATGTGTTAAAGATTACTAAAGAAGGATATTCTTCTTTAGGTATTGGGCTCGAAACAGCTCCAATTTCAGCTGCTGCTCAATCAAAAAACATTGAAGTCCATAGAAAACTTCTTTCTAAGGAAGGATTAAGTAAGACATGCTTGGCATGCAAGCATGTAGATATTTGTGGGGGAGGATCTGTTCCTCACCGCTTTGGGACAGAAGGGTTTGATAATCCGACGATTTATTGCAAAGAGATGTATGCATTGATTGACCACATTAGTGAGAAGCTCATTCAGCTAGTTGATCAAGAGCTTGAAAAAAATGAGAGTTCTAGTATTCTCTTTAGCCAGAAGGAGATGGAAGACTTTTGTATCTATTCAAATTCAGAAAAACAGATCCGAAAGCTCCAAGAATATGTAGCACAGAAAAAAAGGGCCCAATGGGAAAGGATAGCTGTTGAAGCTAAGCAAAGATTCCCTAGTCAAGAGGCTTTAATCAATCAAACAAATAATCAGGTGTCTTCCGTAGGAGAGCGTGCCTTAATGCACCCTGTCTCATCCTCTTTTTTGGATGCTCTTGAACAGTCTTTAAAAGGAAAAGTTGTTGAAGGAATGGATGGCACCCCACTTCCTATCGATATTGACTTTCTTCATTTAATTGGGACTAAACTTCTTAGAAAAGAAGAGTTTGTGATTCAAGAAAACCACGATTGGTATACGCACGCTTTAGGCAAGGATATTGTTTTTAATCATCCTCAGACAGCCTTTGATCTAGGAAAAAAAGTGATTGAAGATGCCCTAGGAATGATTCAGGAGTATGATACTCATCTGTACGATGAAATGAAGATCATTAGTCCCTATATTTATATCGTGAAGGATAAGAATAGTCCCCCAGATCGAGATATTTCCTTTGCTGATGAGACGCTTCCAGGTGCAATTTTTATCGGAGTATGGAAGGGGAATCGATGTTTAGCTCCTTATAAGGTAGCAGCATCCATGATTCACGAACACTGTCACCAAAAGCTTTATTTATTGCAAGAACGATTTGAAATTATTGAGCCTCAAGATGTAGAAATTTATTCTCCTTGGCCGGAAAAATATCGCCCTCCAATTGCTGCACTTCATGCCGTTTATGTATTTATTCATGTAGCAAAGTTTTTGAATCATGTAGCGATATGTGATCAGAATCTTCAAGAAGAAATCGATTTAACCCTTGAAAGAATAGATGGTTGTATTTCAGAGATTCAAGAAAAAGTTCAATTTACTCCCATGGGGGCTCTCTTTTTTGAATCCTTGCTAAAAGAGTGGGAGCTTTTAAAAAGTCAAAGCCTATGCCTGACTTAAAATTTGAAATTCCTAGAGAAAGGCTCAGTGAGGACTCAATGCTTCGAAGAGAGAAGCTGGATCACTACTTTCCGTGTGGACTGATTCCCTTTGAGCTTGCAAATGGGGCTATTTGGGATCTTATAGCTTTTACCCCAGATCAATTTGACTACTACGTTGACCCTTACTTAGAACCTACTCTCAAAAATTGGGCCCACCCCGTTCATATAGAGGAATTAGGATCTTACCGGGCATTTTATAAAAATGTCATGGTTTCTCTATTTGATTCTTGGTCTCTTTATTATTGGAGCCTTGTTCTTCAGTTTCTTAGAAGTAAAGGAAAAGAACCGTCTGGATTTAACCTAGTTCATATCGATGATCATCAAGACCTTGGAAGTCCTCACTTAATTTATGGAGATAGCGAAAAGAGATGCCTATTTTCAAAGGATCTCTTTGATGTAGAAGATCCAAAGAGTGTTGCCCAAGCGATTCACTATAAATCGGTAGGGATAGGGACCTTTATTGTTCCTCTAATTGAGCGTTTAGAGACTTTAAATATCGGCCATCTTTGTTTTTCTGATGCATTTGCTCCTCAAAAGACATGTTTTGAGCTCCACTACGAAGAAGATCAGCTTTTAGTAAGCGGTCAACACCGACCAGCGATTCGTTTTACTGATGTGTGTACAGACTATAGATACCAAGTTTCCCCATCAGTAGAAAAAATTTTTAACTGTTTAGATAGTGATTTGCCGACCCTACTCCATATTGATTGTGATGGTTTTTCAAACCGTTATAACCTTGATTCTAATTGGTCACCTCAAACGCTCTCAATAGATTTAACGATCAATGAGGCTAAATCTCTTATAGACAAAATTTTTAAAGAAGTGTCGGCCTTGGGAACAGATGTTTTTATGAATATTTGTTTATCGCCAGGTTTTTTCCCGGCGGAATATTGGGAAGAGATTTGTAGCTATATTTTAATCGAAGGAGAAAAATGGGGAGTTATCAAAAAAGATGGGTTGAGTGACTATATTGCTACCCACTATTCTAATGAGATGATTTATGAATTTGATAGGATGTAAAGCTGCTTTGATGAAGTGGTATTTACCGTTGGAGAAACTATGGGTGATTATTGATGAGTTTTTTCCACTATCGGCAAAGGTTGATTTTTTATTGTTTTTTTATGGTTATAAGCCTTGTGTTCGCACAAGGCTTATAAGTGATCTGAATATAAAGAAACTAGAAGATTGGTGTCACACATTTCAGATTCAATATTTTTTAGATAAAGAAGATTTTATCTACTTTTCTTTTAATGAGGTTTTGTTGAGTTTGGCTGTAAAGCTTGATAACTCTGTGGAGAAGCATGAGCAAGCTTTTGGTGAGTTACTGGGGTATCCTCATTGTTGCTGTAAAAAAATTGCAGAAGTAGGAGAGCATGAGATTGATGCATATGAGCAAAAATTGCTTGCACAGGGTTTTGATGGTTTATTTCAACTAATAAGTCCAGAAAAATATATTGATGGGGTTGCTTTTATTAGTCATGTTCCTTGTAGTACTTCTTGTAAAAACTCACTTGATTTAGCAGAGCAAGTGGTTGAAAAACTTACGTTAGGCAAACATTTTCCAGAACTTCAGCAGTGGAGAACTGCACTGGAAAGAATAGGTTTTATTCCATTAAAAATGAGGAGGAGTTTATGTCGATCCATTTAGAAGGTGAAGTTTCCGATAAGTATGTATTACCCGAGGATGTTTCAATAACCAAGATGGCATCAAAAAAATTTGAAGGATGGAAAATTCTCTATGATGGAAAATCAGCAGGGTATGTGAAGTTTTATTTTAAGGAAGATGATGTCTTTCAGAAACATGTTACAATAGACTTTAAGGTTCCAATTCCCTTGAGAGGGAGGCATATAGGGCGAATTGCTCTAGCTAAGGCGATTGACAAATCTACCTATACCATCTTTGTTGCCCATTTGAGAGGAAGCAATGTTGCCTCAAAACGATCTCTTGAATCTATTGGCTTTGTCCTTTTTGACTATCCAGGCAGTAGACAGCTATGTCTTTTATACAAAAAAGAAGAGGGCAACAACTAATCGGAGTCTTCAAGCACCCAGGAGGGCTTCCGGAATTGGTAAATAATAAGGGGGATAGCAACCATGATTCCAAGGCCAGTTGCTAATAGGGCCACATATTGAACAAGGGAGCCGGTATCGAGGGAAGTTGGAGGGACAAACCCGATGAAGATCGCAAATAAAGAGGCGAGGATTCCGATACTAGCGACGAGCCAGATCCCTTTGTGGGGATGAGGGATTTTGTAGACCCGCGGGATATGGGGATGGGTGTAGCGGAGGCGGATCGCGGCGATAAACATGAAGACATACATGATCAGATACATCTGAGCGGAGAGGGCGGTGAGTATCCAGTAGGCCGTGCTTACTGTCGGGGTAAAGAGAATGATGAGCGCAGCAACGGTAACGATAATCGCTTGGAAGAGGAGGAGGTGAGTCGGCATCCCATGCTTGTTAAGGTTTTGGAAGAAGGGAGGGAGGTTTCCATGGACAGAGGTGGTGTGGAGCGCTTTGATCGGCCCCATGATCCATGAGTTCACCTCTGCAACCGCGCCGAGGACTAAAAGTATCGCTAGAAAGGGGAGGAGCCACGAAAGGCCATAGCTTCCAAGGTAAATCTTCATCGCATCGATGAGTCCAGCCACGAGGCTGATCTCCTCTTTGGGAACAACGATGGCAACGGAGAGGGCTCCTAGCATCACGAGTGCAAAGGTAATGATGGCAGCGGAGATAATGGCGCGTGGGAAGTTCTTTTGGGGGTTTTTGACCTCGCCTGCATAGCCCGCAGTCACCTCAAGCCCTCCAAAGGAGAGGAAAAGGCCCGCCATAAAGACAAAGCTTCCAAGGGAGCTAAAGTCAGGGAGGAGCTTGTCCGCCTTGAAAGGGATCTCAATGGGGCGTCCCAGTGCGAGCCAAGCAATCGCCAGTGCGATGATAAAAATTCCCGGAATAATGGTTCCTGCAATGACCCCTGTTGTACTGACACGCGCTGAGGTTTCAATCCCAAAGTAGTTGATAAAGGTCACTCCCCAGAAAACGGCCAGGACAATCGAAAGGATAAAGACTTTACTGCTAGCCAGCTCGGGGTTAATGATATAGGCAAGGGTTGCGGCAACGAAAGAGAGAATCGCTGGGTACCAGGTGACATTGTGGACCCACTGCATCCAAATGGCAAAAAAGCCCCACCGGTCTCCAAGCGCTTCACGGACCCAAACGTAGATTCCTCCCGACTTGGTCCATCCGGTTGCAAGCTCTGCCGAGACAAGGGCGCAGGGAACAAGGAAAAGGGCAGCAACAACAATGAAGAAAAAGATCATCGTATAGCCAAGCTCGGCCACAAGCGGGAGGTTTCGAAGGCTCGCCATGACCGAAACATTGAGCATCGCCAGGACGAAAACGGAAATGACCCGTTTGGGATTAGGGGTTCCGATCACTCTATCGCATCCTTATTGTTGCTGAGCCAGTCGATAATTTCTTTCGACTCATATAGAGGTTTTCCATCGATAAATAGGCAGGGGACCTGGACCTTTCCTCCGAGGTGGAGAAGCTCCTCCTCAGCCTTGGGGTCCTCATCGATGTTTTTTAGGGGGATTTCCCGTTCATTTTTCTTAAGAAACTTGAGCACCTTTTTGCAATAGGGGCAACTTGGCTTATAGTAGAGTGTTAAAATACCCATGATATCACTTTTTACATGCAATCTAAAACCCTAACACATATAATTTTTAGAAGATAAAGTAAAGGGAAATCGTGCTTAGCGTCGATGATTTGACAATGATTTATGGGGATAGGATCCTCTTCCGCGGGGTGACTCTTCACTTCAGCACCCGAAGGCGGTATGGCCTTGTCGGTGCTAATGGAGCGGGGAAGACCACCTTCCTTAAAATCTTAAAAGGAACGGTAGAGCCAAGCGGAGGAACGGTCAACATTCCTAAAGAGGCTCGGCTAGGGATGCTCGATCAAGATTACTCCCCCTTCGAAAACGTTCCCATTCTCGACCTCGTGATGATGGGGGATAAGGAGCTGTGGTCCCTTCTTAAGAAAAAGGAGAAGCTCCTTGCCCAAGAAAAGGTGGATCCTGAAGTGCTCAGTGAGATCGAAGAGCAGCTCACTTTAAAAGGGGGATACCGGGCTCATGCAAAGGGGGCGCAGCTCCTGAGCGGCCTTGGCATTCCCTCTGAAAGGCAGAGTGCGCCCTTAAGCACCCTATCGGGAGGGTACAAACTCCGTGTCCTTTTGGCGCAGGTTCTCTTCATAGAGCCTGAAATCCTCCTTCTCGACGAGCCTACCAACTATCTCGACCTCTTTTCGATCCGGTGGCTTGAGCGCTATCTCATCGACTATCCTGGAACCCTCATTTTAAGCTCCCACGACCGCCTCTTTTTAAATCAGGTCTGCCAAGAGATCATCGACCTCGATTATGGGGAAATGCGTCGCTATGTGGGGAATTTCGACCATTTTATTCAGCAGAAGGAGAAAAACGTCCTGGTGAAAGAGGCCGAGCTCAAATCGCTCTCCAAACGAAAAAAGGAAATCCAACGCTTTATCGACCGGTTTAAAGCAAAAGCAACCAAAGCGCGGCAAGCCTCTTCCCGTGAACGGATGATTGAAAAGCTCGAAGAAGAGGAAAAGGGACATCTTCTCCTCCCTTCTTCCCGCCAATATCCCCACTTTCACTTCACATCGATCCGCCCTCCTGCCCAAAGAGCGCTCAGGGTCAAAGGAATCTCCAAAGCTTTTGGTGAACACGCTGTTCTAAACAATATCTCCTTTGAGGTGGGGCGATTTGAAAAGGTGGCCCTAGTTGGTCCTAACGGAGTGGGGAAGTCAACCTTATTAGAGATTCTCACCGATCATATAAAGGGAGATGAAGGGACAGCCCTTTGGGGATCTCATGCTCGTTACGGCTACTTTCCCCAAAACTTCCGCCGCCTTCTCAATATGGAAGAAACCCTATATGACTGGTTATCTAAGCGTTCTAAAGGAATTCCCGAGCAAAAAGTGCGGCAAGCCCTCGGGAAAATGCTCTTTGATGAGCATGCCGTGCGTAAAAAAGTTAGCGCTTTGAGTGGAGGCGAAGGAGCCCGCCTTGTTTTTGTCGATTTGATGCTTGCCGAGCACAACTGTTTGGTCTTAGATGAACCAACCAACCACCTCGATATGGAAAGTGTTGAGGCGCTCATCGCCGCTCTTAAAGAGTATTCCGGTACTTTGATCATGGTTAGCCATAACCGCTACTTTATTTCGAAAATTTCCGAGAGGATTATTGAACTTACTCCTGGGGAAATCACCGATTTTCAGGGGGGATATGAGGACTTTGTCAAAGAACATGAACGGGACTATCTCAAAGAAGAGGTCAAAGAGAAAAAAGAAATCTACCACGAAAAAAAAGAGCATCGAAAAGAGCGCAATCGACTCAAACGGGAAATTGAACGACTCGAAAACGAAATTGCAAAAACAGAAAGTGAAATTGAAAAGGTTAATGAAACCCTTGCAACCCCCGGTTTTTACGAAAAAAAACCTCCAATTAAGCAGCAAGAGGTGATCAATCAAAAGGATAAGCTCGAAAAAAAGAGAGAAAACGCACTCAATCAGTGGGAAGCAAAAATAGAAGAGTTTGATAGTAACTACTAAAACCCTTAAAAACAAACTCTTGTGACTATAAAAAAATCATAAGACGCTAAAATTTACAAGCTTATAAAAACGGTTAATTTTTCAAAAAGCAGAACTATTTTTTTCATTTTTTTACTAAATTTTCAGCTTTTCTGAAATTTTTTTTCATTTTTTTTATTTAAAAAAAACATGTCGAGAACATCTTCTGAAGGTTGTTTACAAAAACGAATTTATTTAATTTAATTAAAAAAAATAAAAAGTTTTTTATTTTTTATTGCAAAAAATATATATTAAAGTTTGTAGGACGAAGAAAGGTAGTTATGACGATTTTGCGAACTACCGAAAAAACTCTTTGTACCGGGGAATTTTTGATTTAGAGGGTGAGCGAAGCAAAGTCAGGTTCATTTGAACGACGAGTCCCATAGTCAAAAGGCTATGGGTGAGGAAGGAAATTAACCTGAAGAAGCTGTAGCCATCCTATAAGTTAAAAATTACCCGGTACAGAAAGTTAGAATTAGAATTCCAATTTTTAAGGAGCATTAAACATGCCAGTTAAAAGAAAAAGAAAAGCAGCTAAGAAGACTGTTCGAAAAACAGCTGCTAAAAGAGCGCCAGCTAAGCGCAAAACTGCTAAGAAAAAAACAGTTAAGCGTAAAACAGCTAAGAAAAAAACTGCTAAGCGTAAGACTACTAAGCGCAAAACTGCTAAGAAAAAGACAACTAAGCGTAAAACTGCTAGAAAGACTACTCGACGCAAGACACGCAAAACTGCAGCTAAAAAGAAGTCAGCTGTTCGCAAACGACGAAGAAAAACTGCTAAGAAGTAGTTTTTAAGATTCGTTAGTTTCTTGATTAGATCGAACGGGCCGAGTGCTCGTTCGATTTTTTTTGTACCCAATTGAATCAGAAGGCTTTGTGGGCAACCCTCGCAATAATTTTATTGATGATAAGGTGAGTGGCGCTGGCAACAACTACACCAAGGGCTGCGGCTCCCAAAATGTCACTTAAGTAATGCTTAAATAGAAGAAAGCGGCTAAGGGAAAAAAGAAGGGCTAGGGTAAAAAAGCGGAGGGAAAAGCGGGGGAAAAGGAGGGAAAGCGAGGTTGCAAGGGCAAAGGCTGTAGCGCTGTGGCCCGAGGGGAATGAATGGTAGTGGCTGCTCCAGTTAAATCCATAAAAGCCGTAGATCCCTTTTTTGATAAAGATGTCGGGGCGGGCCCGGCCGACAAGGATTTTAATGATGCGGACACACCCTGCCACCATTCCTTGTGCCATGGTGATTTTAAACAGGGGAAGGGACCATTTCTTTTTTCGGAGACCCATGTAGAGGAAGAGTCCTCCCCAAAGGGCCAAGTGGAGGGGAGGAAAGATGAGGAGGGTAAAGGTCTTCATGAGGGGGCGCCACCCATCTGTAAGGGCGAGGAAGTGAGGATCGACAAAAAAGTAGGCGATGAGGGCAAGAAAAACGAAAAAAAGGGCTTTTCGAAAAGGGGTGCGCAGATTAAGGTGGTTCATAGGACAGTTTTATCAGTATTTTTGATTCGAGGCAAGGAT
Above is a window of Candidatus Neptunochlamydia vexilliferae DNA encoding:
- a CDS encoding glutaredoxin family protein; translated protein: MGILTLYYKPSCPYCKKVLKFLKKNEREIPLKNIDEDPKAEEELLHLGGKVQVPCLFIDGKPLYESKEIIDWLSNNKDAIE
- a CDS encoding replication-associated recombination protein A, with product MTLPLAEQLRPKDFSEVVGQSSLIELLSKIIERGKPLSILLWGPPGCGKTTIARLYAKAFDRPFVPFTGVMNGVADIKKAIQDAKSRPLFAGQPILFVDEIHRLNKAQQDIFLPCIEDGSIILIGATTENPSFTINNALLSRLRVLTLEHLSEEALQQIITRFETSSKKVTLTPDAKKALISLSQGDGRHLLNTLETLPEKEIDRDTLYALAQKKPAAYDRHDDGHFNLISALHKAVRGSDPDAALYYFARMLEGGEDPHYLARRMMRMAVEDIGLADPEALKVTLTAWETYERLGSPEGELALAQALLYLALAPKSNAAYVALKRAQKLAAETSHLDPPKTILNAPTKLMKQKGYGEDYQYDHDLPHAFSGQNYFPKGMERPSFYKPVTRGFEREMEKRLQFFASLRKKLS
- a CDS encoding ATP-binding cassette domain-containing protein, whose translation is MLSVDDLTMIYGDRILFRGVTLHFSTRRRYGLVGANGAGKTTFLKILKGTVEPSGGTVNIPKEARLGMLDQDYSPFENVPILDLVMMGDKELWSLLKKKEKLLAQEKVDPEVLSEIEEQLTLKGGYRAHAKGAQLLSGLGIPSERQSAPLSTLSGGYKLRVLLAQVLFIEPEILLLDEPTNYLDLFSIRWLERYLIDYPGTLILSSHDRLFLNQVCQEIIDLDYGEMRRYVGNFDHFIQQKEKNVLVKEAELKSLSKRKKEIQRFIDRFKAKATKARQASSRERMIEKLEEEEKGHLLLPSSRQYPHFHFTSIRPPAQRALRVKGISKAFGEHAVLNNISFEVGRFEKVALVGPNGVGKSTLLEILTDHIKGDEGTALWGSHARYGYFPQNFRRLLNMEETLYDWLSKRSKGIPEQKVRQALGKMLFDEHAVRKKVSALSGGEGARLVFVDLMLAEHNCLVLDEPTNHLDMESVEALIAALKEYSGTLIMVSHNRYFISKISERIIELTPGEITDFQGGYEDFVKEHERDYLKEEVKEKKEIYHEKKEHRKERNRLKREIERLENEIAKTESEIEKVNETLATPGFYEKKPPIKQQEVINQKDKLEKKRENALNQWEAKIEEFDSNY
- a CDS encoding amino acid permease is translated as MIGTPNPKRVISVFVLAMLNVSVMASLRNLPLVAELGYTMIFFFIVVAALFLVPCALVSAELATGWTKSGGIYVWVREALGDRWGFFAIWMQWVHNVTWYPAILSFVAATLAYIINPELASSKVFILSIVLAVFWGVTFINYFGIETSARVSTTGVIAGTIIPGIFIIALAIAWLALGRPIEIPFKADKLLPDFSSLGSFVFMAGLFLSFGGLEVTAGYAGEVKNPQKNFPRAIISAAIITFALVMLGALSVAIVVPKEEISLVAGLIDAMKIYLGSYGLSWLLPFLAILLVLGAVAEVNSWIMGPIKALHTTSVHGNLPPFFQNLNKHGMPTHLLLFQAIIVTVAALIILFTPTVSTAYWILTALSAQMYLIMYVFMFIAAIRLRYTHPHIPRVYKIPHPHKGIWLVASIGILASLFAIFIGFVPPTSLDTGSLVQYVALLATGLGIMVAIPLIIYQFRKPSWVLEDSD
- the yhhA gene encoding YhhA family cyclophane-containing RiPP (triceptide-type peptide natural product; maturases include a radical SAM/SPASM enzyme and a 2OG-Fe(II) oxygenase), encoding MKIDGKKQEEILNKLNSADLSNPILKRSADEMKKDPVNAKENYSRMHHRHNRS
- a CDS encoding phosphatase PAP2 family protein, yielding MNHLNLRTPFRKALFFVFLALIAYFFVDPHFLALTDGWRPLMKTFTLLIFPPLHLALWGGLFLYMGLRKKKWSLPLFKITMAQGMVAGCVRIIKILVGRARPDIFIKKGIYGFYGFNWSSHYHSFPSGHSATAFALATSLSLLFPRFSLRFFTLALLFSLSRFLLFKHYLSDILGAAALGVVVASATHLIINKIIARVAHKAF
- the yhhB gene encoding cyclophane-forming radical SAM/SPASM peptide maturase YhhB encodes the protein MKQDPIFSSFLIKVASRCNLNCAYCYMYQHADQSWKDKPLVLSEKHQQLFVDRLYDYAQEKSLDKVLVIYHGGEPLIFGADKLVNFSKAIKKRLDTISCQVDFGIQTNGTLLKEEHLKLFVDENISVSLSIDGPKKIHNVYRLDHKGNPSFDKVYRALALLKKYPQIFSGCIAVINVNYSPRELFQFFSENEVEEFNILLPDANYTSPPIGRDQNPDVYIDWLIEAFDCWSAEFPHIQCKFFESIILALLGKSGQTDALGLGDVSLLNIETDGMYHDLDVLKITKEGYSSLGIGLETAPISAAAQSKNIEVHRKLLSKEGLSKTCLACKHVDICGGGSVPHRFGTEGFDNPTIYCKEMYALIDHISEKLIQLVDQELEKNESSSILFSQKEMEDFCIYSNSEKQIRKLQEYVAQKKRAQWERIAVEAKQRFPSQEALINQTNNQVSSVGERALMHPVSSSFLDALEQSLKGKVVEGMDGTPLPIDIDFLHLIGTKLLRKEEFVIQENHDWYTHALGKDIVFNHPQTAFDLGKKVIEDALGMIQEYDTHLYDEMKIISPYIYIVKDKNSPPDRDISFADETLPGAIFIGVWKGNRCLAPYKVAASMIHEHCHQKLYLLQERFEIIEPQDVEIYSPWPEKYRPPIAALHAVYVFIHVAKFLNHVAICDQNLQEEIDLTLERIDGCISEIQEKVQFTPMGALFFESLLKEWELLKSQSLCLT